Proteins encoded together in one Riemerella anatipestifer window:
- the erm(F) gene encoding 23S rRNA (adenine(2058)-N(6))-methyltransferase Erm(F), which yields MTKKKLPVRFTGQHFTIDKVLIKDAIRQANISNQDTVLDIGAGKGFFTVHLLKIANNVVAIENDTALVEHLRKLFSDARNVQVVGCDFRNFAVPKFPFKVVSNIPYGITSDIFKILMFESLGNFLGGSIILQLEPTQKLFSRKLYNPYTVFYHTFFDLKLVYEVGPESFLPPPTVKSALLNIKRKHLFFDFKFKAKYLAFISCLLEKPDLSVKTALKSIFRKSQVRSISEKFGLNLNAQIVCLSPSQWVNCFLEMLEVVPEKFHPS from the coding sequence ATGACAAAAAAGAAATTGCCCGTTCGTTTTACGGGTCAGCACTTTACTATTGATAAAGTGCTAATAAAAGATGCAATAAGACAAGCAAATATAAGTAATCAGGATACGGTTTTAGATATTGGGGCAGGCAAGGGGTTTTTTACTGTTCATTTATTAAAAATCGCCAACAATGTTGTTGCTATTGAAAACGACACAGCTTTGGTTGAACATTTACGAAAATTATTTTCTGATGCCCGAAATGTTCAAGTTGTCGGTTGTGATTTTAGGAATTTTGCAGTTCCGAAATTTCCTTTCAAAGTGGTGTCAAATATTCCTTATGGCATTACTTCCGATATTTTCAAAATCCTGATGTTTGAGAGTCTTGGAAATTTTCTGGGAGGTTCCATTATCCTTCAGTTAGAACCTACACAAAAGTTATTTTCGAGGAAGCTTTACAATCCATATACCGTTTTCTATCATACTTTTTTTGATTTGAAACTTGTCTATGAGGTAGGTCCTGAAAGTTTCTTGCCACCGCCAACTGTCAAATCAGCCCTGTTAAACATTAAAAGAAAACACTTATTTTTTGATTTTAAGTTTAAAGCCAAATACTTAGCATTTATTTCCTGTCTGTTAGAGAAACCTGATTTATCTGTAAAAACAGCTTTAAAGTCGATTTTCAGGAAAAGTCAGGTCAGGTCAATTTCGGAAAAATTCGGTTTAAACCTTAATGCTCAAATTGTTTGTTTGTCTCCAAGTCAATGGGTAAACTGTTTTTTGGAAATGCTGGAAGTTGTCCCTGAAAAATTTCATCCTTCGTAG
- the ere(D) gene encoding EreD family erythromycin esterase translates to MKNIKPLTFPFNSENNTSIKQSLFRFREYFDSSTIVGLGENAHFIKEFFTFRHQVIEFLVTECDFDTLAFEFGFSEGLEVDKWIKSQIPFDDLDKLLSHFYYPNEFKDTLLWLRRYNQDNNNQITFLGVDIPKNGGSYFPNFRIVSDYLQRLSIVSSDVLQKILNLAEKFDFYSTSQLALNLSLFDEAEHNELKALLLKVYIRLITLQPKLESLEFQSIVHQVKGLIYMNYNADAMESFITERGIEGDMGAKDQYMAESIDWFLKNSLGKKIILVAHNAHIQKTPVDFDGFISCYPMGQRLSMTFGEKYKAFAITNLRGETAALYPDNDYQFGFRVDKFPLDFPESDSVEFIMQEFGGKECCLLMNRSTELKNCNKIRFDSMCLKTEIEEAFDGIFLIEKSTVSEVVD, encoded by the coding sequence ATGAAAAATATAAAACCCTTAACTTTTCCGTTTAATTCGGAAAATAATACATCCATAAAACAAAGTCTTTTTCGATTTCGAGAATATTTTGATTCTTCTACAATTGTTGGTTTAGGCGAAAACGCACATTTCATAAAAGAGTTTTTTACATTCAGGCATCAAGTTATTGAGTTTTTAGTAACTGAATGTGATTTTGACACCTTGGCATTTGAGTTTGGTTTTTCTGAAGGATTAGAAGTTGATAAGTGGATAAAATCACAAATTCCATTCGACGATTTGGATAAGTTACTGTCACACTTTTATTATCCAAATGAGTTTAAAGATACTTTGCTATGGCTTCGTCGGTATAATCAAGACAATAATAATCAAATTACCTTTTTAGGTGTGGATATTCCTAAAAATGGAGGTTCTTATTTTCCAAACTTTCGTATTGTATCTGATTATTTGCAAAGACTTTCAATCGTTTCTTCTGATGTCTTACAGAAGATTTTAAATCTTGCTGAGAAATTTGATTTCTATTCGACTTCTCAGCTTGCGTTAAATTTATCGCTTTTTGATGAAGCTGAACATAATGAATTAAAAGCATTGCTATTAAAAGTTTACATTCGTTTGATTACTCTTCAACCAAAATTAGAAAGTTTAGAATTTCAATCGATAGTTCATCAAGTTAAAGGCTTGATTTATATGAATTATAATGCTGATGCTATGGAAAGTTTCATTACTGAAAGGGGAATTGAAGGAGATATGGGAGCAAAAGACCAGTATATGGCAGAAAGCATTGATTGGTTTTTGAAAAATTCACTTGGTAAAAAGATTATTTTGGTTGCCCACAATGCTCACATTCAAAAAACTCCGGTAGATTTTGATGGATTTATTAGTTGTTATCCAATGGGGCAAAGACTTTCGATGACTTTTGGAGAAAAATATAAAGCATTTGCAATAACTAATCTACGTGGAGAAACTGCGGCATTGTATCCTGATAATGATTATCAATTTGGCTTTAGGGTTGATAAATTTCCACTTGATTTTCCAGAGTCGGATTCTGTTGAATTTATTATGCAAGAATTTGGAGGAAAAGAATGCTGTTTACTAATGAACAGAAGTACGGAATTAAAAAATTGTAATAAGATTCGATTTGATTCGATGTGCCTAAAAACTGAAATAGAAGAAGCTTTTGACGGAATTTTTCTAATAGAAAAATCAACTGTTTCAGAAGTAGTGGATTGA